One Streptomyces mobaraensis NBRC 13819 = DSM 40847 DNA segment encodes these proteins:
- a CDS encoding acyl-CoA dehydrogenase family protein, whose translation MGRLAQTEGLTDVQREILATVRDFVDKEIIPVATDLEHRDEYPTEIVEGLKELGLFGLMIPEEYGGLGESLLTYALCVEEIARGWMSVSGIINTHFIVAYMLKQHGTAEQREHFLPRMATGEVRGAFSMSEPGLGSDVSAITSKGVRDGDEYVLTGQKMWLTNGGSSTLVAVLCRTDEGLPEGSAPHKSMTTFLVEKEPGFGQVRPGLTIPGKIDKMGYKGVDTTELIMDGLRVPADRVLGGTTGRGFYQMMDGVEVGRVNVAARGCGVAQRAFELGVAYAQQRHTFGKAIAQHQAIQFKLAEMGTKVEAAHAMMVRAARTKDSGQRNDLEAGMAKYLASEYCKEVVEDAFRIHGGYGFSKEYEIERLYREAPMLLIGEGTAEIQKMIIGRRLLEEYRIQG comes from the coding sequence ATGGGCCGCCTCGCACAGACCGAGGGACTGACGGACGTCCAGCGGGAGATCCTCGCCACGGTCCGGGACTTCGTCGACAAGGAGATCATTCCGGTCGCGACGGACCTGGAACACCGCGACGAATATCCGACGGAGATAGTCGAGGGCCTCAAGGAACTCGGCCTGTTCGGGCTGATGATCCCGGAGGAGTACGGCGGGCTCGGTGAGTCCCTTCTCACATACGCGCTCTGTGTGGAGGAGATCGCCCGCGGCTGGATGAGCGTGTCGGGGATCATCAACACCCACTTCATCGTCGCCTACATGCTCAAGCAGCACGGGACGGCCGAGCAGCGGGAGCACTTCCTGCCGCGGATGGCCACCGGCGAGGTGCGGGGCGCGTTCTCGATGTCCGAGCCGGGGCTGGGCTCCGATGTGTCGGCCATCACCTCGAAGGGCGTCCGGGACGGGGACGAGTACGTCCTCACCGGCCAGAAGATGTGGCTGACCAACGGCGGCTCGTCGACGCTGGTCGCGGTGTTGTGCCGGACGGACGAGGGGCTGCCGGAGGGCTCGGCCCCGCACAAGTCGATGACCACCTTCCTCGTCGAGAAGGAGCCCGGGTTCGGGCAGGTCAGGCCGGGGCTCACCATTCCCGGCAAGATCGACAAGATGGGCTACAAGGGCGTCGACACCACCGAGTTGATCATGGACGGCCTGCGGGTGCCGGCCGATCGCGTACTCGGCGGCACCACCGGACGCGGCTTTTACCAAATGATGGACGGCGTCGAGGTCGGCCGCGTGAACGTCGCCGCGCGTGGCTGCGGCGTCGCACAGCGTGCGTTCGAACTGGGCGTCGCCTACGCGCAGCAGCGTCACACGTTCGGGAAGGCCATCGCCCAGCACCAGGCGATTCAGTTCAAGTTGGCTGAAATGGGGACAAAGGTCGAAGCCGCTCATGCGATGATGGTGAGGGCCGCCCGCACCAAGGACTCCGGTCAGCGCAACGACCTGGAGGCCGGGATGGCCAAATACCTCGCCTCCGAGTACTGCAAGGAGGTCGTGGAGGACGCCTTCCGCATCCACGGGGGCTACGGCTTCTCCAAGGAGTACGAGATCGAGCGCCTCTACCGGGAGGCCCCGATGCTCCTGATCGGGGAGGGAACGGCCGAGATCCAGAAAATGATCATCGGTCGGCGACTCCTGGAGGAGTACCGAATTCAGGGGTGA
- a CDS encoding MaoC family dehydratase, which translates to MQFGRTYEEFTVGDVYKHWPGKTVTEYDDHLFCLLTMNHHPLHMDSNYAERTTDFGKNVVVGNYVYSLLLGMSVPDVSGKAIANLEVESLKHVAPTFHGDTIYGETTVLDKTPSKSKSDRGVVYVETRGHKQDGTLVCVFRRKVMVPTATYIKERGGEQPGRPEPIVREK; encoded by the coding sequence ATGCAGTTCGGCCGGACCTACGAAGAGTTCACTGTCGGCGACGTCTACAAGCACTGGCCCGGGAAGACGGTCACCGAATACGACGACCACCTCTTCTGTCTGCTCACCATGAATCACCACCCGCTGCACATGGACAGCAACTACGCGGAGCGGACGACGGATTTCGGGAAGAACGTCGTCGTCGGCAATTACGTCTATTCACTGCTGCTGGGAATGTCGGTACCGGATGTCTCGGGGAAGGCGATCGCCAATCTGGAGGTCGAGTCCCTGAAGCACGTGGCGCCGACGTTCCACGGCGACACCATTTACGGCGAGACGACCGTGCTGGACAAGACGCCGTCGAAGTCGAAGAGCGACCGCGGGGTCGTCTACGTCGAGACCCGCGGTCACAAGCAGGACGGCACGCTCGTCTGCGTCTTCCGGCGCAAGGTGATGGTGCCCACCGCCACGTACATCAAGGAGCGCGGCGGCGAGCAGCCGGGCCGCCCCGAGCCGATCGTCCGGGAGAAGTGA
- a CDS encoding HpcH/HpaI aldolase/citrate lyase family protein: MTGTPAVNRLRPRRSCLAVPGSNPRFLEKAQGLPADQVFLDLEDACAPIAKEGARHTIVDALNNGDWTGKTRVVRVNDWTTHWTYRDVVTVVEGAGPNLDCIMLPKVQDAQQIAALDLLLTQIEKTMGFEVGRIGIEAQIENAKGLVNVDAIAAASPRMETIVFGPADFMASINMKSLVVGEQPPGYGADAYHYILMRILMAARAHDLQAIDGPYLQIRNADGYREVAGRSAALGFDGKWVLHPDQVALANEIFSPSQEDYDHAELILDAYAYYTSEAGGAKGSAMLGDEMIDEASRKMALVIAGKGRAAGMSRTSKFEIPEA, translated from the coding sequence ATGACCGGCACCCCTGCTGTCAACCGGCTCCGCCCCCGCCGCTCCTGCCTCGCCGTCCCCGGCAGCAACCCCCGCTTCCTGGAGAAGGCCCAGGGCCTCCCGGCGGACCAGGTCTTCCTGGACCTGGAGGACGCCTGCGCGCCGATCGCCAAGGAGGGCGCCCGCCACACGATCGTGGACGCGCTCAACAACGGCGACTGGACGGGCAAGACCCGGGTCGTGCGCGTCAATGACTGGACCACCCACTGGACGTACCGGGACGTGGTCACGGTCGTCGAGGGCGCGGGCCCGAACCTGGACTGCATCATGCTGCCCAAGGTGCAGGACGCCCAGCAGATCGCCGCCCTGGACCTGCTGCTGACGCAGATCGAGAAGACCATGGGCTTCGAGGTCGGCCGGATCGGCATCGAGGCGCAGATCGAGAACGCCAAGGGCCTGGTGAACGTGGACGCCATCGCCGCCGCGTCGCCGCGCATGGAGACCATCGTCTTCGGGCCGGCCGACTTCATGGCGTCGATCAACATGAAGTCCCTGGTCGTCGGCGAGCAGCCGCCCGGCTACGGCGCCGACGCCTACCACTACATCCTGATGCGCATCCTGATGGCGGCCCGCGCCCACGACCTCCAGGCGATCGACGGCCCGTACCTCCAGATCCGCAACGCCGACGGCTACCGCGAGGTCGCCGGGCGCTCGGCGGCGCTGGGCTTCGACGGCAAGTGGGTGCTCCACCCGGACCAGGTGGCGCTCGCCAACGAGATCTTCTCGCCGTCGCAGGAGGACTACGACCACGCCGAGCTGATCCTGGACGCCTACGCGTACTACACCTCGGAGGCGGGCGGCGCCAAGGGCTCGGCGATGCTCGGCGACGAGATGATCGACGAGGCCAGCCGGAAGATGGCGCTGGTGATCGCGGGCAAGGGCCGGGCGGCCGGCATGTCCCGTACGTCCAAGTTCGAGATCCCGGAGGCGTGA
- a CDS encoding protein meaA — protein MGGDETSARRKDRPWLMRTYAGHSTAEASNALYRRNLAKGQTGLSVAFDLPTQTGYDPDHVLARGEVGRVGVPVSQLGDMRRLFQDIPLERMNTSMTINATAMWLLAMYQVVAEEQGADVTTLQGTTQNDIVKEYLSRGTHVFPPGPSLRLTTDMIAYTVAHIPKWNPINICSYHLQEAGATPVQEIAYAMSTAIAVLDAVRDSGQVPAERFGDVVARISFFVNAGVRFVEEMCKMRAFGRIWDRITRDRYGIENAKQRRFRYGVQVNSLGLTEAQPENNVQRIVLEMLAVTLSKDARARAVQLPAWNEALGLPRPWDQQWSLRIQQVLAHESDLLEYEDIFAGSHVIEEKVAGLVADSLAEIDRIQEMGGAMAAVESGYLKARLVSSHAERRARIESGEEKIVGVNCFETTEPNPLTADLDTAIMTVDPADEARVVAALHRWRDDRDEFRAQEALSVLKKTAAGSENLMPATLECVRAGVTTGEWAWALRDVFGEFRAPTGVSGAPLAVTAEAGTPLAAVREKVARTASDLGTGRLRLLVGKPGLDGHSNGAEQIAVRARDAGFEVVYQGIRLTPEQIVAAAVAEDVHCVGLSILSGSHAELVPDVLARMRAAGAGEVPVIVGGIIPSADAAVLREAGVAAVFTPKDFGITEIIGRIVDEIRTANALDPLEVSA, from the coding sequence ATGGGCGGCGACGAGACGAGCGCGCGGCGGAAGGACCGCCCCTGGCTGATGCGGACGTACGCCGGCCACTCCACCGCCGAGGCGTCCAACGCGCTCTACCGGCGCAACCTCGCCAAGGGCCAGACGGGCCTGTCCGTCGCGTTCGACCTGCCGACGCAGACCGGCTACGACCCGGACCACGTCCTCGCCCGCGGCGAGGTCGGCCGGGTCGGCGTCCCGGTCTCGCAACTGGGCGACATGCGGCGGCTGTTCCAGGACATCCCGCTGGAGCGGATGAACACCTCCATGACCATCAACGCCACCGCCATGTGGCTGCTGGCGATGTACCAGGTGGTCGCGGAGGAACAGGGCGCGGACGTCACCACGCTCCAGGGGACGACGCAGAACGACATCGTGAAGGAGTACCTGTCGCGCGGGACGCACGTCTTCCCGCCGGGTCCGTCGCTCCGGCTGACCACCGACATGATCGCGTACACGGTGGCGCACATCCCCAAGTGGAACCCGATCAACATCTGCAGCTACCACCTCCAGGAGGCCGGGGCCACGCCCGTCCAGGAGATCGCGTACGCCATGTCCACCGCCATCGCGGTGCTGGACGCGGTGCGCGACTCCGGGCAGGTGCCGGCCGAGCGGTTCGGGGACGTCGTCGCCCGGATCTCGTTCTTCGTGAACGCGGGCGTCCGCTTCGTCGAGGAGATGTGCAAGATGCGGGCGTTCGGCCGCATCTGGGACCGGATCACCCGGGACCGGTACGGCATCGAGAACGCCAAGCAGCGCCGCTTCCGCTACGGCGTCCAGGTCAACTCCCTGGGCCTGACCGAGGCGCAGCCGGAGAACAACGTCCAGCGGATCGTGCTGGAGATGCTGGCCGTCACCCTCTCCAAGGACGCCCGCGCCCGCGCCGTCCAGCTGCCCGCCTGGAACGAGGCGCTGGGCCTGCCGCGCCCCTGGGACCAGCAGTGGTCGCTGCGCATCCAGCAGGTGCTGGCGCACGAGAGCGACCTGCTGGAGTACGAGGACATCTTCGCCGGGTCGCACGTGATCGAGGAGAAGGTGGCCGGGCTGGTCGCCGACAGCCTCGCCGAGATCGACCGCATCCAGGAGATGGGCGGCGCGATGGCCGCCGTCGAGTCCGGCTACCTCAAGGCCCGGCTCGTCTCCTCGCACGCCGAGCGGCGGGCGCGGATCGAGTCGGGCGAGGAGAAGATCGTCGGGGTCAACTGCTTCGAGACCACCGAGCCCAACCCGCTCACCGCCGACCTCGACACCGCCATCATGACGGTGGACCCGGCCGACGAGGCGCGGGTGGTCGCGGCGCTGCACCGGTGGCGGGACGACCGGGACGAGTTCCGCGCCCAGGAGGCGCTGTCGGTGCTGAAGAAGACCGCGGCCGGCTCCGAGAACCTGATGCCCGCGACCCTGGAGTGCGTCCGCGCCGGGGTGACGACCGGGGAGTGGGCCTGGGCGCTGCGCGACGTCTTCGGCGAGTTCCGCGCCCCGACGGGCGTGAGCGGCGCGCCGCTGGCCGTCACCGCGGAGGCGGGCACGCCGCTCGCGGCCGTCCGGGAGAAGGTCGCCCGGACGGCGTCGGACCTGGGCACCGGCCGGCTGCGGCTGCTCGTCGGCAAGCCCGGCCTGGACGGGCACTCCAACGGCGCCGAGCAGATCGCCGTACGCGCCCGCGACGCCGGGTTCGAGGTGGTCTACCAGGGGATCCGGCTGACCCCCGAGCAGATCGTCGCGGCGGCCGTCGCGGAGGACGTGCACTGCGTCGGCCTGTCCATCCTCTCCGGCTCGCACGCCGAGCTCGTCCCCGACGTGCTGGCCCGGATGCGGGCGGCGGGGGCGGGCGAGGTGCCCGTGATCGTGGGCGGGATCATCCCGTCCGCCGACGCCGCCGTGCTCCGGGAGGCCGGGGTGGCGGCGGTTTTCACCCCGAAGGACTTCGGTATCACCGAGATCATCGGCCGTATCGTCGATGAGATCCGCACAGCGAACGCGCTCGACCCCCTGGAGGTCTCCGCATGA
- the ccrA gene encoding crotonyl-CoA carboxylase/reductase, translating to MNQILDAILAPDTTSEDFAALPIPESYRAVTVHKDEADMFAGLTTREKDPRKSLHVEEVPVPELGPGEALVAVMASSVNYNSVWTSIFEPVSTFSFLERYGRLSPLAARHDLPYHVIGSDLAGVVLRTGPGVNAWKPGDEVVAHCLSVELESADGHNDTMLDPQQRIWGFETNFGGLAEIALVKSNQLMPKPDHLSWEEAAAPGLVNSTAYRQLVSRNGAGMKQGDNVLIWGASGGLGSYATQFALAGGANPICVVSSEQKAEICRRMGAEAIIDRNAEGYRFWKDEHSQDPREWKRFGKRIRELTGGEDVDIVFEHPGRETFGASVYVTRKGGTIVTCASTSGYDHQYDNRYLWMSLKRIVGSHFANYREAWEANRLIAKGKIHPTLSKTYRLEETGQAAYDVHRNLHQGKVGVLALAPEEGMGVRDEEMRARHIGAINRFRDA from the coding sequence GTGAACCAGATACTCGACGCCATCCTCGCCCCCGACACCACCAGCGAGGACTTCGCAGCCCTGCCGATCCCCGAGTCGTACCGCGCGGTGACCGTGCACAAGGACGAGGCGGACATGTTCGCCGGGCTGACGACCCGGGAGAAGGACCCGCGCAAGTCCCTGCACGTCGAGGAGGTGCCGGTGCCCGAACTCGGGCCCGGCGAGGCGCTGGTGGCCGTGATGGCCAGCTCGGTGAACTACAACTCCGTGTGGACCTCGATCTTCGAGCCCGTCTCCACCTTCTCCTTCCTGGAGCGCTACGGCCGGCTCTCGCCGCTCGCCGCCCGCCACGACCTGCCGTACCACGTCATCGGCTCCGACCTCGCGGGCGTCGTGCTGCGCACCGGCCCCGGCGTCAACGCGTGGAAGCCGGGCGACGAGGTCGTCGCGCACTGCCTCTCCGTCGAACTGGAGTCGGCCGACGGGCACAACGACACGATGCTTGACCCGCAGCAGCGGATCTGGGGCTTCGAGACCAACTTCGGCGGCCTGGCGGAGATCGCGCTGGTCAAGTCCAACCAGCTGATGCCCAAGCCCGACCACCTCAGCTGGGAGGAGGCCGCGGCCCCCGGCCTGGTCAACTCCACCGCGTACCGGCAGCTCGTCTCGCGCAACGGCGCGGGGATGAAGCAGGGCGACAACGTGCTGATCTGGGGCGCGAGCGGCGGACTCGGCTCGTACGCCACGCAGTTCGCGCTCGCCGGCGGCGCCAACCCGATCTGCGTCGTCTCCAGCGAGCAGAAGGCGGAGATCTGCCGGCGGATGGGCGCCGAGGCGATCATCGACCGGAACGCCGAGGGGTACCGGTTCTGGAAGGACGAGCACAGCCAGGACCCGCGCGAGTGGAAGCGGTTCGGCAAGCGCATCCGCGAACTGACCGGCGGCGAGGACGTGGACATCGTCTTCGAGCACCCGGGCCGCGAGACGTTCGGCGCCTCGGTCTACGTCACCCGCAAGGGCGGCACGATCGTCACCTGCGCCTCCACCTCCGGCTACGACCACCAGTACGACAACCGCTACCTGTGGATGTCGCTGAAGCGGATCGTCGGCTCGCACTTCGCCAACTACCGCGAGGCGTGGGAGGCCAACCGGCTGATCGCCAAGGGGAAGATCCACCCGACGCTGTCGAAGACGTACCGGCTGGAGGAGACCGGCCAGGCCGCGTACGACGTGCACCGCAACCTCCACCAGGGCAAGGTCGGCGTGCTGGCGCTGGCCCCCGAGGAGGGCATGGGCGTCCGCGACGAGGAGATGCGGGCCCGGCACATCGGGGCCATCAACCGCTTCCGGGACGCCTGA
- a CDS encoding dihydrofolate reductase family protein → MAQLLRVQNFNVSSDGIGAGEDQSLERPFGHVEPERLFAWAGATASWPMRTDPGGSRGLDDYFTRDFSRNIGAEIMGRNKFGPQRGPWRDHEWRGWWGDEPPFHTPVFVMTHHKRPSFTLSDTTFHFVDGDPASVLERAREAARGKDVRLGGGVTTIRQFLDADLVDTLHVAVSPVKLGSGLRLWESPDELLDRFHLDVVPSPSGVTHHLFWRK, encoded by the coding sequence ATGGCTCAGCTGCTGAGAGTGCAGAACTTCAATGTCTCGAGTGACGGCATCGGCGCCGGCGAGGACCAGAGCCTGGAGCGCCCGTTCGGCCACGTCGAGCCCGAGAGGCTGTTCGCCTGGGCCGGTGCCACGGCGAGCTGGCCCATGCGCACCGACCCCGGCGGGAGCCGGGGCCTCGACGACTACTTCACACGGGACTTCTCCCGCAACATCGGTGCCGAGATCATGGGCCGCAACAAGTTCGGCCCCCAGCGCGGCCCCTGGCGGGACCACGAGTGGCGCGGCTGGTGGGGTGACGAGCCGCCCTTCCACACTCCGGTGTTCGTCATGACCCACCACAAGCGTCCTTCGTTCACGCTCTCCGACACCACGTTCCACTTCGTCGACGGCGACCCGGCCTCGGTCCTGGAGCGGGCGCGCGAGGCGGCCCGGGGCAAGGACGTCCGGCTCGGCGGCGGGGTCACCACCATCCGGCAGTTCCTCGACGCCGACCTCGTCGACACCCTGCACGTGGCGGTCTCACCGGTGAAGCTCGGATCCGGGCTCCGGCTCTGGGAGTCCCCCGACGAGCTGCTCGACCGGTTCCACCTCGATGTCGTGCCCAGCCCGAGCGGCGTGACGCACCACTTGTTCTGGCGCAAGTGA
- a CDS encoding geranyl diphosphate 2-C-methyltransferase, which translates to MTTEIIPTAAATIPAPATPYQEDIARYWNNEARPVNLRLGDVDGLYHHHYGIGAVSQEALGDPEHSEYEKKLIAELHRLESAQADFLLDHLGPIGTDDLLVDAGCGRGGCMIMAHRRFGCRVEGVTLSATQADFGNGRARDLRIQDHVRSRVCNMLDTPFEKGSVAASWNNESTMYVDLHDLFAEHSRFLKVGGRYVTITGCWNPRYGQPSKWVSQINAHFECNIHSRREYLRAMADNRLVPQTVIDLTPDTLPYWELRATSSLVTGIEKAFIESYRDGSFQYVLIAADRV; encoded by the coding sequence ATGACCACGGAAATCATCCCCACCGCCGCCGCGACGATCCCGGCTCCGGCGACCCCCTACCAGGAGGACATCGCCCGGTACTGGAACAACGAGGCGAGGCCGGTGAACCTGCGCCTCGGTGACGTGGACGGCCTCTACCACCACCACTACGGCATCGGTGCCGTCAGCCAGGAGGCCCTGGGCGACCCGGAGCACAGCGAGTACGAGAAGAAGCTGATCGCCGAGCTGCACCGGCTCGAATCCGCCCAAGCCGACTTCCTCCTGGACCACCTCGGCCCCATCGGGACCGACGACCTCCTCGTCGACGCGGGCTGCGGGCGCGGCGGGTGCATGATCATGGCGCACCGGCGCTTCGGCTGCAGGGTCGAGGGCGTCACCCTGTCCGCCACCCAGGCCGACTTCGGCAACGGGCGGGCACGGGACCTGCGCATCCAGGACCACGTGCGCTCCCGCGTGTGCAACATGCTCGACACCCCGTTCGAGAAGGGCAGCGTGGCCGCCTCGTGGAACAACGAGTCGACCATGTACGTGGACCTGCACGACCTGTTCGCCGAGCACTCCCGCTTCCTCAAGGTGGGCGGCCGGTACGTGACCATCACCGGCTGCTGGAACCCGCGTTACGGCCAGCCGTCGAAGTGGGTCTCCCAGATCAACGCCCACTTCGAGTGCAACATCCACTCCCGCCGCGAGTACCTGCGGGCCATGGCCGACAACCGGCTGGTGCCGCAGACCGTGATCGACCTGACCCCCGACACCCTGCCGTACTGGGAGCTGCGGGCCACGTCCTCGCTGGTCACCGGCATCGAGAAGGCGTTCATCGAGTCGTACCGGGACGGATCCTTCCAGTACGTCCTCATCGCGGCCGACCGCGTCTGA
- a CDS encoding family 2 encapsulin nanocompartment cargo protein terpene cyclase, whose protein sequence is MPDPGARGPSVPAPPSEPAGTVPDVPTPSAPDLPIPAAAFALAAMPRPPVAHPFPPSTGTPPAPPSEPAAVPTAARVLGGPTGLGTTALSLAGAGAVAPSEPASVSEPAGVSEPASVSEPVIVSAPAIAPDPQRVLGGPSGLGTAALSLASLALTSHRPPPEPAPAPPAEGQAVPGLYHHPVPEPDPVRVEEVSRRIKRWAEDEVRLYPEEWEGQFDGFSIGRYMVGCHPDAPTVDHLMIAARLMVAENAVDDCYCEDHGGSPVGLGGRLLLAHTALDPLHTTQEYAPAWEESLGSDPPRRAYRSAMDYFVRMATPSQADRFRHDMARLHLGYLAEAAWAETDHDPEVWEYLAMRQFNNFRPCPTITDTVGGYELPADLHARPEMQRVIALAGNATTIVNDLYSYTKELASPGKHLNLPVVLAERRQLSERDAYLKAVEIHNELMHSFEAAAAELAAHCPLPSVVRFLKGVAAWVDGNHDWHRTNTYRYSLPDFW, encoded by the coding sequence ATGCCCGATCCCGGGGCCCGTGGACCGTCCGTCCCCGCGCCGCCGTCGGAGCCGGCCGGCACGGTGCCGGACGTCCCCACTCCGTCGGCGCCCGACCTGCCGATCCCGGCGGCGGCCTTCGCCCTCGCCGCGATGCCGCGTCCGCCGGTCGCTCATCCCTTCCCGCCGAGCACCGGCACGCCGCCCGCCCCGCCCTCGGAACCCGCCGCCGTACCCACCGCGGCACGGGTCCTGGGAGGACCCACCGGGCTGGGCACGACCGCGCTGTCCCTGGCCGGCGCGGGAGCGGTCGCACCATCCGAACCGGCAAGCGTCTCCGAACCAGCGGGCGTCTCCGAACCGGCAAGCGTCTCCGAACCGGTGATCGTCTCCGCACCGGCGATCGCCCCGGATCCCCAACGGGTCCTCGGCGGGCCGAGCGGCCTCGGCACCGCCGCGCTGTCCCTGGCGTCCCTGGCCCTCACGTCGCACCGGCCACCGCCGGAGCCCGCCCCGGCCCCGCCCGCAGAAGGACAGGCCGTACCCGGCCTCTACCACCATCCCGTCCCGGAGCCCGACCCGGTCCGGGTGGAGGAGGTGAGCCGCCGGATCAAGCGCTGGGCCGAGGACGAGGTCCGGCTCTACCCCGAGGAGTGGGAAGGCCAGTTCGACGGCTTCTCCATCGGGCGGTACATGGTCGGCTGCCACCCCGACGCCCCCACGGTCGATCACTTGATGATCGCCGCCCGGCTGATGGTCGCGGAGAACGCCGTCGACGACTGCTACTGCGAGGACCACGGCGGCTCGCCCGTCGGCCTCGGCGGACGCCTCCTCTTGGCACACACCGCGCTCGACCCGCTCCACACGACCCAGGAGTACGCGCCGGCGTGGGAGGAGTCACTCGGCTCGGACCCCCCGCGGCGGGCCTACCGCAGCGCGATGGACTACTTCGTGCGCATGGCCACGCCCTCCCAGGCCGACCGCTTCCGCCACGACATGGCACGGCTGCACCTGGGTTACCTGGCCGAGGCCGCCTGGGCCGAGACCGACCACGACCCGGAGGTGTGGGAGTACCTGGCCATGCGCCAGTTCAACAACTTCCGCCCCTGTCCCACCATCACCGACACCGTCGGAGGCTACGAGCTGCCGGCGGACCTGCACGCACGCCCGGAGATGCAGCGGGTCATCGCGCTGGCCGGGAACGCGACCACCATCGTCAACGACCTTTACTCGTACACCAAGGAACTCGCCAGTCCCGGCAAGCACTTGAACCTGCCCGTGGTCCTGGCGGAACGCCGGCAGCTCTCGGAGCGCGACGCCTATCTCAAGGCGGTCGAGATCCACAACGAACTCATGCACTCCTTCGAGGCGGCGGCGGCCGAGCTCGCCGCGCACTGCCCCCTGCCCAGCGTGGTGCGCTTCCTCAAGGGCGTGGCCGCCTGGGTCGACGGCAACCACGACTGGCACCGCACCAACACCTACCGCTACAGCCTGCCCGACTTCTGGTAA